A stretch of Ipomoea triloba cultivar NCNSP0323 chromosome 13, ASM357664v1 DNA encodes these proteins:
- the LOC116002736 gene encoding scarecrow-like protein 23: MESIDDEDEFLSLKLAIATQQPLGRERNKKKKRREDLVDILNYEEEVYSLLKIGEQMLNSTHKTSKENVGGHREGLHLIHLLLVAAAAVNDNNLTSAMANLSELCQNVSVLGDAIQRVSAYFAAALTARLLTQKSPFYHTIMKPPTPQEEFLAFTHLYKVSPLYQFAHFTANQAIIEAFENESQTNNNTNASLHVIDFDISYGFQWPSLIQSLSQTLLNRVSLRITGFATTLNELKETEARLLSFAKGFRNLSFEFHGLLKGSHLGNIVTRENETTAVNLSFHVNRLLTDNISETLKAVHSLRPSIVTVVEHDVCRKLPRSFLPRFMESLHYFAAMFDSLDDCLPIESHERLSIENHLGREIKSVMNFDDQRNESEIMEMWKGRGVLESGGFCEMELSSKNVMQAKLLLKIRSHSPSPSSDSSCSSSCVNGGFRVVERDDGKGISLAWQDRCLITASAWQCV; encoded by the coding sequence ATGGAAAGCATAGATGATGAGGATGAGTTCTTGAGTCTTAAACTTGCCATTGCCACACAACAACCATTAGGGCGTGAAAGgaacaagaaaaagaagagacGAGAAGACTTAGTTGATATTCTGAATTATGAAGAAGAGGTATATAGTCTCCTCAAAATAGGAGAGCAGATGCTGAACTCGACTCACAAGACCAGCAAAGAAAACGTGGGAGGCCACCGAGAAGGCCTCCACTTGATCCACTTGTTGTTGGTTGCCGCGGCGGCGGTCAACGACAACAACCTCACCTCGGCCATGGCAAACCTTAGTGAGTTGTGCCAAAATGTGTCCGTACTAGGAGACGCCATTCAAAGGGTTTCCGCGTACTTCGCAGCCGCCTTAACCGCCCGTCTCCTAACCCAAAAATCGCCCTTCTACCACACCATAATGAAGCCCCCAACCCCCCAAGAAGAGTTCTTAGCCTTCACACACCTCTACAAAGTCTCCCCTTTGTACCAATTCGCTCACTTCACCGCTAACCAAGCCATCATTGAAGCCTTCGagaacgaatcacaaaccaataATAACACTAACGCCTCTTTGCACGTCATTGACTTCGACATCTCCTATGGCTTCCAATGGCCATCCCTAATCCAATCCCTCTCACAAACGTTATTAAACCGCGTTTCCCTTAGGATAACCGGGTTCGCCACAACCTTAAACGAGCTAAAAGAAACCGAGGCGAGGCTCCTAAGCTTCGCCAAAGGCTTCCGCAATTTGTCGTTTGAGTTTCACGGTTTGTTGAAAGGGTCCCACCTAGGAAACATAGTAACACGCGAGAACGAAACCACGGCGGTCAACTTATCCTTTCACGTCAACAGATTATTAACCGACAACATTAGTGAAACCTTAAAAGCGGTCCATTCTCTCCGCCCTTCAATCGTCACCGTGGTGGAGCATGACGTTTGCAGGAAATTACCTCGGAGTTTCCTACCAAGGTTCATGGAATCTCTGCACTACTTCGCGGCCATGTTTGATTCCTTGGACGATTGTCTCCCCATAGAGAGCCATGAGAGGCTGAGCATCGAGAATCATCTCGGGAGAGAGATCAAAAGTGTGATGAATTTTGATGATCAACGAAATGAGAGCGAGATAATGGAGATGTGGAAAGGGAGAGGAGTATTGGAGAGTGGGGGGTTTTGTGAGATGGAATTGAGCTCTAAGAATGTAATGCAAGCCAAACTGCTTTTGAAAATCAGAAGCcattctccttctccttcttctgATTCTTCTTGTTCATCGTCTTGTGTTAATGGTGGATTTAGAGTGGTTGAGAGAGATGATGGGAAGGGTATTTCTCTAGCTTGGCAAGATAGGTGTTTGATAACTGCATCTGCATGGCAGTGTGTATGA